One part of the Rutidosis leptorrhynchoides isolate AG116_Rl617_1_P2 chromosome 1, CSIRO_AGI_Rlap_v1, whole genome shotgun sequence genome encodes these proteins:
- the LOC139887020 gene encoding uncharacterized protein, with protein MLEEVASYDLWIWHAYFGPAGSNNDINVLNQSDLFKELLEDRAPLCNFTVNEKHFTKGYYLADGIYPDWATFVKSFKSMVEPKTSKFKRYQEAVKKNIERVVGVLQGRFAIIKSPARKFYIEKI; from the coding sequence ATGTTGGAAGAGGTCGCCTCGTATGATTTGTGGATTTGGCACGCTTACTTTGGACCAGCTGGTTCAAATAATGATATCAATGTGTTAAACCAATCCGATTTATTTAAAGAGTTACTTGAAGATAGAGCTCCACTGTGTAACTTTACGGTGAATGAGAAACATTTTACTAAAGGCTATTATTTAGCGGACGGAATTTATCCTGATTGGGCGACATTTGTGAAATCGTTCAAAAGTATGGTTGAACCAAAAACATCAAAATTTAAGAGGTACCAAGAGGCCGTAAAAAAGAATATCGAACGAGTTGTCGGTGTACTTCAAGGTCGTTTTGCAATCATTAAAAGTCCTGCAAGGAAATTCTATATCGAGAAAATCTAA
- the LOC139887036 gene encoding uncharacterized protein, whose product MERKVVGHCIFAIVLGIIAAAMGFAAEATKAKKSDTRIGDDQSCDFPSSPALALGIVAAVFTIITRIYISVSFGEAGCCRTDPNTTSFSKLLFVLSRVTSVIAVVLLLTAAVLSKSRLPVDRSGIFAAGAILALSGVAFGITAYLCRDILFTIARATSYAIPDSAVERLLNYKVPLRVQYIRVLFCEITRILNDSLASTTDALDVGASTPFPWALKER is encoded by the exons ATGGAAAGAAAAGTTGTAGGGCATTGTATATTTGCCATAGTTCTTGGAATAATAGCTGCAGCCATGGGTTTTGCAGCGGAGGCTACAAAGGCTAAG AAATCTGATACTCGTATCGGGGATGATCAATCGTGTGATTTTCCAAGTAGTCCAGCTCTCGCACTTGGAATTGTAGCAGCAGTATTCACAATCATTACACGAATTTACATAAGTGTTTCGTTTGGTGAAGCTGGTTGTTGTCGAACTGATCCTAACACGACCTCATTTTCTAAACTTCTATTTGTTTTATCAAG GGTAACATCGGTTATAGCCGTGGTTTTATTGTTGACAGCTGCAGTACTAAGTAAGTCCAGACTTCCAGTGGACAGG TCTGGAATATTCGCTGCAGGAGCTATTTTAGCTCTTTCTGGTGTGGCTTTTGGGATTACGGCTTATCTTTGTAGAGATAT TCTCTTCACGATAGCAAGAGCAACGAGTTATGCAATTCCTGATTCAGCCGTAGAGAGACTTTTGAATTACAAGGTACCATTACGAGTTCAATATATAAGAGTGTTATTTTGTGAAATAACTCGAATTTTAAATGATTCACTTGCTTCTACTACTGATGCTTTGGATGTGGGAGCGTCAACTCCTTTCCCATGGGCTTTGAAGGAGCGGTAA
- the LOC139887052 gene encoding growth-regulating factor 12-like, whose protein sequence is MTSHISRNGGIGFTFMQMEELKLQALIYKYMEAGLPVPSHLILPIWNSVLASLAGSGCDRSLYDNYKGTMEAEPGRCKRTDGKKWRCTKEVVSGHKYCERHLHRGRTRSRNDV, encoded by the exons ATGACTAGTCATATTAGTAGAAATGGTGGAATTGGATTCACATTTATGCAAATGGAAGAACTCAAATTACAAGCTTTAATTTACAAATACATGGAAGCTGGATTACCTGTTCCTTCTCATCTTATCCTACCCATTTGGAACTCAGTTCTTGCTTCCTTAGCAG GCTCAGGATGCGATCGAAGTTTGTACGACAACTATAAAGGCACGATGGAAGCTGAGCCTGGAAGGTGTAAGAGAACCGATGGGAAGAAATGGCGGTGTACCAAAGAAGTTGTATCGGGTCATAAGTATTGCGAACGACATTTGCATCGTGGTCGTACTCGTTCAAGAAATGATGTGTGA